Proteins encoded in a region of the Halioglobus maricola genome:
- a CDS encoding flavin reductase family protein yields the protein MKLKAEDLAGMETRARAAFVNCLSGFKSANLVGTRNAEGKTNLAIMSSTVHLGSHPPLLGLVVRPGGDERHTLRNILETGVYSLNHVHSDFIAAAHQTAARYPSETSEFDEAGLTPTWEDGFAAPLVLEAKVRLGMELREHMPLEVNNTHLVIGEVVLAEVPEGSQRSDGSLDLVAAGSVALSGLDAYHEGVELKRMAYAKPGMPPRQI from the coding sequence ATGAAGCTCAAAGCAGAAGATTTGGCGGGCATGGAAACGAGGGCGCGCGCCGCCTTTGTGAATTGCCTGTCCGGCTTTAAATCGGCGAATCTGGTGGGAACCCGTAACGCCGAGGGAAAGACGAACCTCGCGATTATGAGTTCAACCGTGCACCTGGGCTCTCACCCACCCCTGCTGGGGCTGGTTGTGCGGCCGGGCGGGGATGAGCGCCATACATTGAGAAACATTCTTGAGACAGGGGTGTATAGCCTCAATCACGTGCACTCAGATTTCATTGCAGCGGCCCACCAGACTGCGGCCCGCTATCCATCGGAAACCTCGGAATTCGACGAGGCCGGGCTGACGCCAACCTGGGAAGACGGGTTCGCGGCCCCCTTGGTGCTCGAGGCCAAAGTGAGGTTGGGCATGGAACTGCGAGAGCATATGCCCTTGGAAGTGAACAACACTCACCTGGTGATAGGAGAAGTCGTGCTGGCGGAGGTGCCGGAAGGCTCGCAGCGATCGGATGGGTCTCTCGACCTGGTGGCGGCGGGCAGCGTTGCGCTGTCTGGCCTGGACGCCTATCACGAGGGTGTTGAGCTGAAGCGCATGGCGTATGCCAAGCCGGGCATGCCACCTCGGCAAATATAG
- a CDS encoding NAD(P)-dependent alcohol dehydrogenase, with protein sequence MRVLKTILLSIFGLLLVAILALGFVISRTDDCPTPPVASTAKETATVITYQCYGGTEVLQQTVIEKPVPGPEEVLVKVHYAGVNPLDWHRMRGSPYIMRLSSGLGAPESHRIGADFAGTVEAVGETVSAFKRGDRVFGGKTGAFGSHIVINEGSAIAHVPDNVTLEQAGVIGIAGVTALQALVEHGQLEAGDTVLVNGASGGVGTFAVQIAKALGAQVTGVSSARNHETVLGLGASTMIDYKTTDYTDLPARYDLIIDMVGNHSPLANSGVLKPDGKLILVGGAKGDWIGPLQGPIASIFSGPFMDQEAIVLFAEMRKETLAELANLMKRGELTSIVGHRYPLTDIAEAMALSESSRAQGKISIAIAP encoded by the coding sequence ATGCGCGTGCTAAAAACTATTCTGCTGTCCATCTTCGGGCTTTTGCTGGTCGCTATTTTGGCGCTCGGTTTTGTCATAAGCCGCACTGATGACTGCCCCACCCCTCCGGTAGCCTCGACAGCTAAAGAAACCGCCACCGTGATCACTTACCAGTGTTACGGTGGCACTGAAGTCCTGCAGCAAACTGTGATCGAGAAACCTGTACCCGGCCCTGAAGAAGTGCTGGTGAAGGTGCACTACGCCGGTGTTAACCCGCTGGACTGGCACCGCATGCGCGGCTCTCCCTATATCATGCGCCTGAGCAGTGGCCTGGGCGCGCCGGAGTCTCATCGTATTGGCGCTGACTTCGCAGGCACGGTGGAAGCCGTGGGCGAGACAGTGAGTGCTTTCAAGCGTGGCGACCGCGTCTTCGGCGGCAAGACCGGTGCGTTCGGCTCACACATTGTGATTAACGAGGGTAGCGCCATCGCCCACGTGCCGGACAACGTGACCCTGGAACAAGCCGGAGTCATAGGCATCGCCGGTGTCACCGCTCTACAGGCACTGGTAGAGCACGGCCAGCTCGAAGCGGGAGACACGGTGTTGGTCAATGGCGCCTCCGGTGGCGTTGGTACCTTTGCCGTACAGATTGCTAAAGCGCTGGGCGCGCAAGTGACGGGCGTTAGCAGCGCGCGTAATCACGAGACCGTGCTCGGCCTCGGTGCCAGCACCATGATCGATTACAAAACTACCGACTACACCGACCTTCCTGCGCGCTATGACCTCATCATAGACATGGTGGGCAACCACTCGCCGCTGGCAAATAGTGGCGTACTGAAACCCGACGGCAAGCTGATTCTTGTCGGCGGGGCTAAGGGCGACTGGATCGGGCCGCTGCAAGGTCCCATCGCCTCGATATTCAGCGGGCCCTTCATGGATCAGGAGGCGATCGTACTCTTTGCTGAAATGCGCAAAGAGACGCTGGCGGAGCTGGCGAATCTGATGAAGCGCGGCGAACTCACTTCTATCGTCGGCCACCGCTACCCGCTGACGGACATCGCCGAGGCGATGGCACTTTCAGAATCAAGCCGCGCCCAGGGCAAAATTTCAATCGCGATCGCGCCGTAG
- the rbsK gene encoding ribokinase, which translates to MSNNKVTVIGSTNWDICLYLPSLPTPGETVGGGDLKSNLGGKGANQAAAAHLAGAETTFISCLGDDGSSADILAQFETLGLPAHGITRIPSTPTGTACIFIDANGENCIGLTAGANSALTPALLDEKSGLLTSADVVALQLEIPMETVLHAATLASAQGQLLILNPAPAQSLPEEIYQHITLLTPNRGELATLTGMPTANATEILAAASALLAKGVSAVVVTLGGEGAMLVTAGGEKHFPAQSADVVDTTAAGDCFNGYLAAHLAAHGMADIEHAITIAIAASAIAVSRPGAVVSLPRAEEVTAQ; encoded by the coding sequence GTGTCCAACAACAAAGTCACCGTCATCGGCTCCACCAACTGGGACATCTGCCTCTACCTCCCCAGCTTACCGACCCCCGGCGAAACCGTGGGCGGCGGCGACCTCAAGTCCAATCTGGGTGGCAAAGGCGCCAATCAAGCTGCCGCGGCCCATCTGGCAGGGGCAGAGACGACGTTCATCAGCTGTCTGGGAGACGACGGCAGTTCAGCCGACATCCTCGCCCAATTCGAAACGCTGGGCCTGCCCGCCCACGGCATAACCCGGATCCCCAGCACGCCCACCGGCACCGCATGCATATTCATTGATGCCAACGGCGAAAACTGCATTGGGCTGACTGCCGGGGCAAACAGTGCACTGACCCCAGCGCTGCTGGATGAAAAATCTGGCTTACTCACTTCCGCGGACGTGGTGGCACTCCAGCTGGAGATCCCCATGGAGACCGTTCTACACGCTGCGACACTGGCCAGTGCGCAAGGGCAGCTGCTGATCCTCAATCCAGCACCGGCCCAGTCGCTGCCGGAAGAAATCTACCAGCACATCACCCTGCTCACCCCCAATCGGGGGGAACTGGCCACCCTCACCGGCATGCCCACAGCAAACGCCACAGAGATTCTGGCGGCAGCTTCAGCGCTGCTCGCGAAAGGTGTAAGCGCGGTCGTCGTTACACTCGGTGGCGAGGGGGCGATGCTCGTGACAGCGGGCGGAGAAAAGCACTTCCCTGCCCAATCCGCAGACGTCGTCGACACTACTGCAGCGGGCGATTGCTTCAATGGTTATCTCGCGGCCCACCTGGCAGCGCACGGCATGGCCGATATCGAGCACGCCATCACAATCGCTATCGCCGCCTCGGCGATTGCGGTGAGCCGGCCCGGGGCAGTCGTATCATTGCCACGCGCGGAGGAAGTCACCGCGCAATAG
- a CDS encoding flavin-dependent monooxygenase: MNIAVDENLQETNETGAAMLARVQALQPLFRNNAEAARTERKVPSENIQALQDAGFFLALQPARWGGAEVDPQCFFQMQMAIAEACMSTAWASGIVAVHAFQLALMDPRAQEDVWGDDIHTRVSSSYAPMGKVEPVEGGFRFSGRWGWSSGCDHCTWVLLGGILPDGTYRTFLLPKSDYRIEDTWHSMGLQGTGSNDIVVEDAFVPDYRTHKQSDGFAGTNPGVSSDSAELYHMPWAQLFIRVVSTPAIGAARDALAQYCALVKGKASGDITKLAQDTGTQMRIARARNSIEEMSSVMLSNFDTMMETLRRGEKIEIDDRILYRFQASLVIEKSIEVVDSLFSSAGGSSVFVGSQIQQRFLDIHTARAHVANNPTSFARNLGATQLGAGNGDFFV, from the coding sequence GTGAATATAGCGGTTGACGAAAACCTGCAGGAAACGAATGAGACGGGCGCCGCGATGTTGGCCAGGGTGCAGGCGCTGCAGCCTTTGTTTCGCAATAATGCGGAAGCGGCGCGTACTGAACGCAAAGTACCTTCAGAGAACATTCAAGCGCTGCAGGACGCGGGATTTTTCCTGGCATTGCAGCCGGCCCGATGGGGCGGTGCAGAAGTGGATCCCCAGTGTTTTTTCCAGATGCAGATGGCCATTGCCGAAGCGTGTATGTCCACTGCGTGGGCGTCAGGGATTGTGGCGGTGCATGCCTTTCAGCTGGCCCTGATGGATCCCCGGGCGCAGGAAGATGTGTGGGGCGATGATATCCACACCCGGGTCTCATCGTCGTATGCCCCCATGGGCAAGGTAGAGCCGGTTGAGGGTGGGTTCCGCTTCAGCGGCCGTTGGGGTTGGAGCAGCGGCTGCGATCACTGCACCTGGGTGCTGTTGGGCGGCATTTTGCCGGACGGAACGTATCGCACGTTCCTGCTGCCCAAGAGCGATTACCGCATCGAAGATACCTGGCATTCCATGGGTCTGCAGGGTACCGGGTCAAACGATATTGTTGTGGAAGACGCTTTTGTGCCTGACTACCGCACCCACAAACAGTCGGACGGTTTCGCGGGCACTAACCCGGGCGTGTCTTCGGATAGTGCGGAGCTGTATCACATGCCCTGGGCACAGCTGTTTATTCGTGTCGTGTCTACGCCAGCCATTGGTGCTGCACGTGATGCGCTAGCGCAGTACTGTGCCCTGGTGAAGGGCAAGGCCAGCGGCGATATCACGAAGCTGGCACAGGACACAGGCACTCAGATGCGTATCGCCCGGGCTCGCAACAGCATTGAAGAGATGAGCAGCGTTATGCTATCCAATTTCGATACGATGATGGAAACCCTGCGCAGGGGCGAGAAGATCGAGATCGATGATCGCATTCTCTACCGCTTCCAGGCTTCCCTGGTGATAGAGAAATCCATTGAGGTAGTGGACTCCCTGTTCTCTTCGGCGGGTGGTTCCTCGGTGTTTGTTGGCAGCCAAATCCAGCAGCGCTTTCTTGATATCCATACCGCTCGCGCGCATGTCGCGAATAATCCCACGTCTTTTGCCCGCAATTTAGGGGCCACCCAACTGGGCGCGGGAAACGGAGATTTTTTCGTCTAG
- a CDS encoding sugar ABC transporter ATP-binding protein, whose translation MYKSFASPVLTNLDLDILPGEIHALMGSNGAGKSTLCNLITGIHPPNAGNMEFDGQPHAPATLKAAETIGIQMVMQELNLFPTLSVAENLSFSSLGGRAGLINHSSVVERARHMLAQLEMDDMDPETPVSALGVGHQQLIEIARAISQDVKLLILDEPTASLTDPQIETLFKRLNAMREKGVSVIYISHRMDEIARIADRVSVLRDGELVATLAIADAAPDTIVNLMAGELPEQDEHSSHKTSAETSAEVLLRVEGLSVAGSIDNVSFDIRAGEVLGIGGLIGSGRTELLRAIFGADKASGGRLKFASDGLSSSRLMQSPREAIAAGIGLVVEDRKDQGLLLGDTISSNICLGQLQGLSNRAGVIAADKEAAMATDAAQELQIKYDDLQQPVTQLSGGNQQKVLIARWLLNDLPILLFDEPTRGVDARAKASIQALLRELAAKGKAVVVVSSETDELIKVSDRILVMSNGRHAGEFNAADVTEEQLLEASFKHYSKAQHA comes from the coding sequence ATGTATAAATCCTTCGCATCCCCCGTGCTGACCAACCTCGACCTGGATATTCTCCCGGGGGAAATTCACGCCCTCATGGGCAGCAACGGCGCCGGCAAGAGCACGCTGTGCAACCTGATCACAGGCATTCATCCGCCCAACGCTGGCAATATGGAATTTGATGGCCAGCCACACGCACCAGCCACCCTCAAAGCCGCCGAAACTATCGGCATCCAGATGGTGATGCAGGAACTGAACCTGTTCCCCACCCTGAGCGTGGCGGAGAATCTCAGCTTCAGCAGCCTCGGTGGGCGCGCCGGCCTGATCAACCACAGCAGCGTGGTGGAACGCGCCAGGCATATGCTGGCCCAGCTTGAAATGGATGACATGGACCCGGAGACACCGGTGTCCGCTCTGGGCGTCGGCCACCAGCAGCTGATAGAAATTGCCAGAGCGATCAGCCAGGACGTCAAGCTACTGATCCTGGACGAACCCACCGCGTCCCTCACCGACCCGCAAATCGAGACTCTGTTCAAACGCCTCAATGCCATGCGCGAAAAAGGTGTGAGCGTAATTTACATCTCGCACCGCATGGACGAGATCGCGCGCATCGCAGACCGGGTGTCGGTGTTACGCGATGGCGAATTGGTGGCCACCCTGGCCATTGCCGACGCGGCTCCGGATACCATCGTCAACCTGATGGCAGGTGAATTACCCGAGCAGGACGAGCACTCCTCCCACAAGACGTCGGCCGAAACTTCCGCGGAGGTTTTGCTACGCGTAGAAGGCCTGAGCGTGGCCGGTTCTATCGACAACGTCAGTTTTGACATCCGCGCCGGCGAGGTACTGGGCATTGGCGGCCTGATCGGCTCGGGCCGCACGGAATTGCTCAGAGCCATCTTTGGCGCGGACAAGGCTTCGGGCGGCCGACTCAAGTTCGCATCCGATGGTTTGAGTAGCTCTCGCCTGATGCAATCCCCTCGCGAGGCTATTGCCGCAGGCATCGGCCTGGTAGTGGAAGATCGCAAAGACCAGGGCCTGCTCCTGGGCGACACCATCTCGAGCAATATCTGTCTTGGTCAGCTGCAGGGCCTCAGTAACCGCGCTGGTGTCATCGCCGCCGACAAAGAAGCGGCGATGGCCACCGACGCGGCGCAGGAGCTACAGATAAAATACGATGACCTGCAACAGCCTGTGACCCAACTCAGCGGCGGCAACCAGCAAAAAGTCCTGATTGCCCGCTGGCTGCTGAATGACCTTCCGATTCTGTTGTTCGACGAACCCACTCGCGGGGTGGATGCCCGGGCCAAAGCCAGCATCCAGGCACTGCTGCGGGAGCTGGCGGCAAAGGGCAAGGCGGTCGTGGTGGTCTCCAGCGAGACCGACGAATTGATCAAGGTGTCCGACCGTATCCTGGTGATGTCCAACGGAAGGCATGCCGGTGAGTTCAATGCCGCAGATGTCACCGAAGAACAACTGCTCGAAGCGAGCTTCAAACACTATTCCAAGGCCCAGCATGCATAA
- a CDS encoding PilZ domain-containing protein, protein MKPRQDSLLGQASEEELTACIRLLALNVVQHRSAGSFTSFRDSAEMLRPGSADPNKLDLIVGSRDVVEEALEVVRTIAAEKKPTEDEPEASAEERRKHLRISVTAPIKLIWPGEDTPTDARLQDISWGGAAIKVDKVRMASGDTLIVVIPGTNGQPIHIEAKYLRSWKMDDRGGEGLAVRFSSIATSDEDELEAVLQMLAQSGDSDGLRAHARLHQRLDLQFEGDELKASLEDISAGGLGVTVPEPLQIGQSLQAIISTFDEKHSLKLRARVVRQEKISMGKAELYQAGLKFEHPSEELAELTQALISKMARSGR, encoded by the coding sequence ATGAAACCACGCCAAGACTCCCTTCTGGGCCAGGCCTCCGAGGAAGAACTCACCGCCTGCATTCGCTTGCTGGCCCTGAACGTGGTGCAACACCGCTCCGCCGGCAGCTTTACCTCATTCCGCGACTCTGCAGAAATGCTGCGCCCCGGGAGCGCCGATCCTAACAAGCTCGATCTCATCGTGGGCAGCCGCGACGTGGTGGAAGAAGCACTGGAAGTCGTGCGGACCATCGCCGCTGAGAAAAAACCGACCGAGGACGAACCTGAAGCCTCTGCTGAGGAGCGCCGGAAGCACCTTCGCATCTCTGTCACTGCACCTATCAAACTGATCTGGCCCGGTGAAGACACACCGACAGACGCAAGGCTGCAGGACATCTCATGGGGAGGTGCCGCGATCAAAGTAGACAAAGTGAGAATGGCCAGTGGCGATACACTGATCGTCGTGATTCCCGGCACCAATGGCCAGCCCATCCACATCGAAGCCAAATACCTCCGAAGCTGGAAAATGGATGATCGCGGCGGCGAAGGCCTCGCGGTACGTTTCTCCAGCATTGCAACGAGTGACGAAGACGAACTCGAAGCCGTACTGCAGATGCTTGCACAATCAGGCGACAGCGACGGCCTGCGCGCACACGCCCGCCTGCATCAAAGGCTGGACCTCCAGTTCGAAGGCGATGAGCTCAAGGCATCTCTCGAGGATATCTCGGCGGGTGGCCTCGGTGTCACCGTGCCGGAACCCCTGCAGATCGGCCAATCTCTACAAGCGATCATCAGCACCTTTGATGAGAAGCACAGCCTGAAGCTGCGCGCCCGCGTGGTGAGGCAGGAAAAGATCAGTATGGGCAAGGCAGAGCTTTACCAGGCGGGGCTGAAATTTGAGCACCCCTCGGAAGAACTGGCTGAGCTCACCCAGGCGTTGATTAGCAAGATGGCGCGCAGCGGGCGCTAG
- a CDS encoding ABC transporter permease: MHKIKLPWNSLGLVAVLLALVLFFSVSSEYFFTGVTFRTLANQIPTLTVIAVGMTYVLLIAGIDLSVGSVMALCSAVMGVVIADMGMPLPVAIAAGLVSGLLAGLVNGAVSARWAIPSFVVTLGMLEIARGGAYLVTNSETRYLGSAVEVIGSPIAALGVSPALILAILVVIIAQFVLSKTVFGRYMIAIGTNEEAVRLTGINPVPWKILVFSLCGLLAGLGGVFQLGYLQTADPNAGIGLELSAIAAVVIGGTSLAGGRGSVVNTFIGVLIIAVIQTGLAQMGVSEPSKRIITGAVIIAAVLFDQFREPVGKWLGARLSRE; encoded by the coding sequence ATGCATAAGATCAAACTCCCCTGGAATTCGCTTGGCCTGGTCGCCGTGCTTCTGGCGCTGGTATTGTTTTTCAGTGTCTCCAGCGAATACTTCTTCACCGGTGTCACCTTCCGCACCCTGGCAAACCAGATCCCTACCCTCACCGTGATCGCAGTGGGAATGACCTACGTGTTGCTGATTGCCGGTATCGATCTGTCCGTGGGATCGGTGATGGCACTGTGCTCTGCCGTCATGGGCGTGGTGATTGCAGACATGGGTATGCCTCTACCGGTTGCGATTGCGGCGGGCCTCGTCAGCGGCCTCCTCGCCGGTCTCGTGAACGGCGCGGTCAGCGCGCGCTGGGCCATCCCCTCCTTCGTGGTGACATTGGGCATGCTGGAAATCGCGCGCGGTGGTGCCTACCTCGTCACTAATTCAGAAACACGCTACCTCGGTTCAGCCGTCGAAGTCATTGGCTCGCCTATCGCTGCCCTCGGCGTTTCCCCGGCGCTGATCCTCGCCATTCTGGTGGTGATCATCGCCCAGTTCGTACTGAGTAAAACCGTGTTCGGACGCTACATGATCGCCATTGGCACCAATGAAGAAGCAGTGCGCCTTACCGGTATCAATCCGGTTCCCTGGAAAATTCTTGTGTTCTCGCTTTGCGGCCTGCTGGCCGGCCTCGGTGGTGTGTTTCAACTGGGCTACCTGCAAACGGCAGACCCTAACGCCGGGATTGGTCTCGAGCTCTCGGCGATTGCCGCTGTCGTGATTGGCGGCACCAGCCTGGCAGGTGGCCGTGGTTCGGTGGTAAACACATTTATCGGCGTGCTGATTATCGCCGTCATCCAAACAGGTCTCGCACAGATGGGTGTCTCTGAACCTTCCAAGCGCATTATCACTGGCGCGGTCATCATTGCCGCCGTGCTGTTCGACCAGTTCCGGGAGCCTGTAGGGAAATGGCTTGGCGCACGGCTATCTCGCGAGTAG
- the katG gene encoding catalase/peroxidase HPI: MAGAASATPIGAPTNKFWWPEQLDLSPLRAHDMRSNPYGADFDYAAEFAKVDYKALKSDIEKTLTDSQDWWPADWGHYGGLMIRMAWHSAGTYRVHDGRGGADGGQQRFDPLNSWPDNVSLDKARRLLWPVKQKYGRAVSWADLMILAGNVSLESMGFETLGFAGGRVDDWEADEVYWGKETTMLDNEERYKDGELEKPLAAVQMGLIYVNPEGPGGNMDVMAAAQDMRESFGRMAMNDEEIVALVAGGHTLGKAHGARKPADCVGPEPGAAPIEEQGFGWKNKCGKGHSEDTISSGLEGAWTQTPTAWSILYLDNLFRFEWEQHQSPAGAHQWRPVDKRMHEIVPDAHVEGKRNPPVMFTTDIALKEDPGFRAVAERFWKNPKEFDAAFARAWFKLTHRDLGPQSRYVGAGAPDEVFVWQDPVPEGKELSDREVKKLKKAVLESGLTVQELVRTAWASASTYRQTDMRGGANGARIALAPQKGWAVNNPQELNKVLNTLGEVRADSGKVSMADLIVIGGAAAIEKAAKDAGHKIEVPVMTGRGDASQDMTDVESFAVLEPKADAFRNYYSSGAYLPPTEMLVEKADLMGLTIPEMTVLLGGMRSLGANTGGSTAGVLTDKPGTLSNDFFVNLLSMDTEWSKAGEGMYEGKNRASGKVVYKASSVDLIFGSNSELRAVAETYASADAEDTFLSDFVSAWVKVMNADRFDVK; encoded by the coding sequence ATGGCAGGAGCCGCAAGTGCCACGCCCATTGGGGCGCCCACCAACAAGTTCTGGTGGCCCGAACAGCTGGACTTGAGCCCGCTGCGTGCCCATGACATGCGCTCCAACCCCTACGGGGCCGATTTCGACTATGCCGCCGAATTCGCCAAGGTGGATTACAAGGCCCTCAAGAGCGATATCGAGAAAACACTTACTGACTCCCAGGACTGGTGGCCGGCTGACTGGGGTCACTATGGTGGCCTGATGATTCGCATGGCCTGGCACAGCGCCGGTACCTACCGTGTGCACGATGGGCGTGGTGGTGCCGATGGCGGCCAACAGCGCTTCGACCCGTTGAACAGCTGGCCTGACAACGTCAGCCTGGACAAGGCGCGCCGCCTGTTGTGGCCGGTGAAGCAAAAATACGGCCGCGCCGTCTCCTGGGCAGACCTGATGATTCTGGCGGGCAATGTATCGCTGGAGTCCATGGGCTTTGAAACCCTGGGTTTTGCGGGTGGCCGTGTCGATGACTGGGAGGCCGACGAGGTCTACTGGGGCAAGGAAACCACGATGTTGGACAACGAGGAACGCTACAAGGACGGCGAACTCGAGAAGCCCCTGGCCGCAGTGCAGATGGGCCTGATTTATGTGAACCCGGAAGGCCCCGGCGGCAATATGGATGTGATGGCCGCCGCGCAGGACATGCGCGAATCTTTCGGCCGCATGGCCATGAACGACGAAGAGATTGTGGCACTGGTCGCCGGTGGCCACACTCTGGGTAAAGCCCACGGCGCGCGCAAGCCGGCTGACTGTGTCGGCCCGGAACCCGGTGCGGCACCTATCGAAGAGCAGGGTTTTGGCTGGAAAAACAAATGCGGCAAAGGCCATTCTGAAGACACCATAAGCAGCGGCCTGGAAGGTGCCTGGACCCAGACGCCTACCGCCTGGTCGATCCTCTACCTGGATAACCTGTTCCGCTTTGAGTGGGAGCAGCACCAGAGCCCGGCGGGGGCGCATCAATGGCGCCCGGTGGATAAGCGCATGCATGAGATCGTGCCTGACGCGCACGTGGAAGGTAAGCGCAATCCACCTGTGATGTTCACCACGGATATCGCGCTCAAGGAAGACCCCGGTTTCCGCGCGGTGGCAGAGCGGTTCTGGAAGAACCCCAAGGAATTTGACGCGGCGTTCGCCCGTGCCTGGTTCAAGCTGACTCACCGTGATCTTGGCCCGCAGTCACGCTATGTAGGCGCTGGAGCGCCTGACGAGGTGTTTGTCTGGCAGGACCCGGTGCCTGAAGGCAAGGAACTCAGTGATCGTGAAGTGAAAAAGCTGAAGAAAGCCGTGCTCGAGTCTGGCCTCACAGTGCAGGAGCTCGTGCGCACTGCCTGGGCTTCCGCGTCGACTTATCGTCAAACCGATATGCGCGGCGGCGCCAACGGCGCTCGCATTGCGCTGGCACCGCAAAAGGGCTGGGCGGTCAATAATCCGCAGGAACTCAACAAGGTGTTGAACACGCTTGGCGAGGTCCGTGCAGATTCTGGCAAGGTTTCCATGGCCGACCTGATCGTGATCGGTGGTGCTGCCGCCATCGAGAAGGCAGCGAAGGATGCCGGGCATAAAATCGAAGTGCCGGTAATGACAGGGCGTGGAGACGCAAGCCAGGACATGACCGATGTCGAGTCCTTTGCGGTGCTGGAGCCCAAGGCTGACGCCTTCCGTAACTACTATTCCAGTGGCGCTTACCTTCCACCAACTGAGATGTTGGTAGAGAAAGCGGATCTGATGGGGCTGACTATTCCCGAGATGACGGTGCTGCTGGGCGGTATGCGCTCTCTGGGTGCGAACACCGGCGGCTCAACTGCTGGCGTACTCACTGACAAACCAGGAACCCTGAGCAATGACTTCTTCGTCAATCTGCTGAGCATGGATACTGAGTGGTCCAAGGCGGGTGAGGGCATGTACGAAGGCAAGAACCGCGCCTCAGGCAAGGTTGTTTACAAGGCCAGCTCTGTTGATCTGATCTTCGGTTCGAATTCCGAATTGCGCGCAGTGGCTGAGACTTATGCCTCTGCGGACGCTGAGGACACCTTCCTTTCCGACTTCGTCAGCGCATGGGTGAAAGTGATGAATGCAGATCGCTTCGATGTGAAGTGA
- a CDS encoding sugar ABC transporter substrate-binding protein, whose protein sequence is MLQKATTLATTLLFALTLAACGSEQPASTETAAPDAEKPVRVALIMKSLANEFFINMADGARAHQAENGGYELVVNGIKNESDLAQQVSLVEQMMATRVNVIVIAPADSKGLLPVVKRAMDEGIVVVNIDNKFDNAILADMGIRVPFVGPDNREGAKLVGDALAAKLEAGDQVAIIGGIPGAFNAQQRQLGFEDAMQAANMEVVSTQAADWEQAKAASVAGAILVENPELAAILAANDSMALGAVAAVRQAGKTDDVLVVGFDNISAANDLVQSGEMLATADQFGDQLAVFGIEYALQILASGDIPEDRKTPIELITK, encoded by the coding sequence ATGCTTCAAAAAGCCACTACGCTAGCAACAACTCTATTGTTCGCACTGACCCTCGCAGCCTGCGGTTCAGAGCAGCCAGCTTCGACCGAGACGGCAGCACCGGACGCGGAAAAGCCCGTCAGAGTGGCCTTGATCATGAAGTCCCTCGCCAACGAATTCTTTATCAATATGGCCGACGGCGCCAGGGCCCACCAGGCCGAGAACGGCGGCTACGAACTGGTCGTAAATGGCATCAAGAATGAGAGCGACCTCGCCCAACAGGTGTCGCTGGTCGAACAAATGATGGCCACACGCGTGAATGTCATCGTGATTGCTCCGGCCGATTCCAAGGGCTTGTTGCCGGTGGTGAAGCGCGCGATGGACGAGGGCATTGTGGTAGTGAACATCGACAACAAGTTTGACAACGCGATTCTGGCGGACATGGGCATCAGGGTGCCGTTCGTGGGGCCCGACAATCGCGAGGGCGCAAAGCTGGTGGGCGATGCGCTGGCCGCAAAACTCGAGGCGGGCGACCAGGTCGCCATTATCGGCGGCATACCGGGCGCGTTTAATGCCCAGCAGCGCCAGCTAGGTTTCGAAGACGCCATGCAGGCGGCAAACATGGAGGTAGTCTCCACCCAGGCCGCAGACTGGGAGCAGGCCAAGGCAGCGAGTGTCGCGGGTGCCATTCTGGTGGAAAACCCCGAGCTGGCCGCCATTCTTGCGGCCAACGACAGCATGGCCCTGGGCGCTGTTGCCGCGGTGCGCCAGGCCGGCAAGACCGATGACGTACTTGTCGTCGGCTTCGACAATATCTCCGCCGCCAACGACCTGGTACAGAGCGGCGAGATGCTCGCCACCGCCGACCAGTTCGGCGACCAGCTCGCGGTGTTCGGCATCGAGTACGCCCTGCAGATTCTGGCATCCGGCGATATACCCGAAGATCGTAAAACACCCATCGAACTCATCACGAAATAG
- a CDS encoding c-type cytochrome — MFKRNLHLWLFACFSLGLPLIAMETNSFQQPRVHGCVGECYEKWKDETGGVVMMAAAQAEARAAASPTELGKAAYAGCIACHGQKGEGGVGPALAGQTASEIYEKLVQYKNGETRGNQSALMWGQSAMLSDDDMNNIAAFVETL; from the coding sequence GTGTTCAAACGAAACCTTCACCTTTGGCTGTTCGCCTGTTTTTCCCTTGGCTTGCCTCTGATCGCCATGGAGACGAACTCTTTTCAGCAGCCGCGCGTTCATGGCTGTGTCGGTGAGTGTTACGAGAAGTGGAAAGACGAAACAGGCGGCGTGGTGATGATGGCTGCGGCTCAGGCAGAGGCCCGGGCGGCCGCTTCGCCAACCGAACTGGGTAAGGCTGCATATGCTGGATGCATCGCCTGCCACGGTCAAAAAGGCGAGGGGGGCGTGGGGCCAGCGCTCGCTGGTCAGACAGCCTCAGAGATTTATGAAAAGTTGGTCCAATACAAGAACGGGGAGACCCGAGGTAACCAGAGTGCCCTCATGTGGGGGCAGTCCGCCATGTTGAGCGACGATGATATGAACAATATCGCCGCATTTGTTGAAACCCTGTAA